In a genomic window of Labrys wisconsinensis:
- a CDS encoding methylmalonyl-CoA mutase family protein, giving the protein MTTGPTRDAWLQAVAGVLKGAPLETLRWHLPGGAAIEPLYPRAAGAAPVIGRPPGTRWRIVQRVDHPDAGEANALALADLEGGADGLTLVLAGAAAARGFGLAAPDIDTLERALDRVELDLITLRLDAGAAAPAAAASLLALAQRRGLAAGRLAISIGYDPVGILAAQGRLPPEGAVGELVAALERAGHAGPALTADGRPYHEAGASGSQELAAVLATGLAHLRVLEKAGLTLEQAARRIDFVLAADADIVLTLSKFRALRRLWARVEAACGLRPEPACLHAETAWRMLARRDPPTNMLRGTIAAFAAGLGGADSIGVLPFTAALGLPDAFARRVARNAQHELMAEANLHRVTDPAAGAGTFEAVTDMLCTEAWAMFQAIERQGGAIAALLSGWLQDEIAAGLAGAPEPVIVGTTRFALAHEAETAVLAPAPPAPVADGGLDGRPLPARRAAEPFERVSP; this is encoded by the coding sequence ATGACGACGGGGCCCACCCGTGATGCCTGGCTGCAGGCCGTCGCCGGTGTGCTGAAGGGCGCGCCGCTCGAGACGCTGCGCTGGCACCTGCCGGGCGGCGCGGCCATCGAGCCGCTCTATCCGCGGGCGGCGGGCGCGGCGCCGGTCATCGGCCGGCCGCCGGGGACACGCTGGCGCATCGTCCAGCGCGTCGACCATCCCGATGCGGGCGAGGCCAATGCGCTGGCCCTGGCCGACCTGGAAGGCGGCGCCGACGGCCTCACCCTGGTGCTGGCCGGCGCGGCGGCGGCCCGCGGCTTCGGGCTCGCCGCCCCCGACATCGACACCCTGGAGCGGGCGCTCGACCGCGTCGAGCTCGACCTGATCACCCTCCGCCTGGATGCCGGCGCCGCCGCTCCGGCGGCAGCGGCATCGCTGCTTGCGCTGGCGCAGCGGCGGGGGCTGGCTGCGGGCCGCCTCGCCATCTCGATCGGCTATGATCCCGTGGGCATCCTGGCGGCGCAGGGGCGCCTGCCGCCGGAGGGCGCGGTCGGCGAGCTGGTCGCCGCGCTCGAGCGGGCCGGCCATGCCGGCCCGGCGCTGACGGCGGACGGGCGGCCCTACCACGAGGCGGGCGCGTCCGGGAGCCAGGAGCTCGCCGCGGTGCTGGCGACGGGGCTCGCCCATCTGCGCGTGCTGGAAAAGGCCGGGCTGACGCTGGAACAGGCGGCACGGCGCATCGATTTCGTCCTGGCCGCCGATGCCGACATCGTGCTGACCCTTTCCAAGTTCCGGGCCCTGCGCCGGCTCTGGGCCCGGGTCGAGGCGGCCTGCGGGCTGAGGCCGGAGCCGGCATGCCTGCATGCCGAGACGGCCTGGCGCATGCTCGCCCGGCGCGACCCGCCCACCAACATGCTGCGCGGCACCATCGCCGCCTTCGCCGCCGGACTCGGCGGGGCCGACAGCATCGGCGTGCTGCCGTTCACGGCGGCGCTCGGCCTGCCCGACGCCTTTGCCCGGCGCGTCGCCCGCAATGCCCAGCACGAGCTGATGGCCGAAGCCAATCTCCACCGCGTCACCGACCCCGCCGCCGGCGCCGGCACGTTCGAAGCGGTGACCGACATGCTCTGCACCGAGGCCTGGGCCATGTTCCAGGCGATCGAGCGGCAGGGCGGCGCGATCGCGGCGCTGCTATCGGGCTGGCTGCAGGACGAGATCGCCGCGGGCCTGGCCGGCGCGCCGGAGCCCGTCATCGTCGGCACGACCCGGTTCGCGCTGGCGCACGAAGCCGAGACGGCGGTGCTGGCACCGGCGCCGCCTGCTCCCGTGGCGGACGGTGGCCTCGACGGCCGCCCGCTCCCGGCCCGACGGGCAGCCGAGCCGTTCGAAAGGGTGTCGCCATGA
- a CDS encoding DUF2267 domain-containing protein, with amino-acid sequence MEELVSRLTAATGLDGATITQATGAILSFLEKEGPAGPVAQLIDAIPGARDAVNSAVNGEGGGGLMGMLGGMVGHVGGGIAGLGGQLMGMGLDLGQMQTLGKELFAYASEKAGPEVVGKIVSEVPGLNQFV; translated from the coding sequence ATGGAAGAGCTCGTCTCCCGCCTCACCGCAGCCACCGGGCTCGACGGCGCCACCATCACCCAGGCGACCGGTGCCATCCTGTCCTTCCTGGAGAAGGAAGGTCCCGCCGGTCCGGTGGCGCAGTTGATCGACGCCATTCCCGGCGCGCGCGACGCTGTCAACAGCGCCGTCAACGGCGAGGGCGGCGGCGGGCTGATGGGCATGCTCGGCGGCATGGTCGGCCATGTCGGCGGCGGCATCGCCGGCCTCGGCGGCCAGCTGATGGGCATGGGCCTCGATCTCGGCCAGATGCAGACGCTCGGCAAGGAGCTCTTCGCCTATGCCTCGGAGAAGGCAGGCCCCGAGGTGGTCGGCAAGATCGTCAGCGAAGTGCCCGGCCTCAACCAGTTCGTGTGA
- a CDS encoding alpha/beta hydrolase, which produces MRAASLLAACLSLSLAACVGIDDDTGTTASLKPVLTTIAPQPVASTPVGLWRGGLTMLVMTTRNQAGAGDPWFGSERASDPTAARTILYPPQKTLLASVNPLASTDWSVAGVQPMQGDAATAIAKAAEGKDVLLYVHGFNETFDSASTSYAKLLAGIGFTGAPILFTWPSRGALLDYGADRESAMWSRDALEDTLTALAVNPKVGRIHILAHSMGGLLTLEALRSVNDRTGGAMSSRFGAIVLANPDVDLDLFRRQMKRLADLAPRTTVIVSGKDRALELSSTLAGGLPRVGASDRSALEQTGVKTVDATDFGSGWINHDIFMSRTELHGVLSRAIENANDGS; this is translated from the coding sequence ATGCGAGCTGCCTCGCTCCTCGCCGCCTGCCTCTCTCTTTCGCTCGCGGCCTGCGTCGGCATCGACGACGATACCGGCACGACCGCCAGCCTGAAGCCCGTGCTGACCACGATCGCGCCGCAGCCGGTCGCCAGCACGCCGGTCGGCCTGTGGCGCGGCGGCCTGACCATGCTGGTCATGACCACCCGCAACCAGGCCGGGGCCGGCGACCCCTGGTTCGGCAGCGAGCGCGCCTCCGACCCCACCGCCGCCCGCACCATCCTCTATCCCCCGCAGAAGACGCTGCTCGCCAGCGTCAATCCGCTGGCTTCGACGGACTGGTCGGTGGCTGGCGTCCAGCCGATGCAGGGCGATGCCGCCACCGCCATCGCCAAGGCCGCGGAGGGCAAGGACGTGCTGCTCTACGTCCATGGCTTCAACGAGACCTTCGACAGTGCGTCCACCAGCTATGCCAAGCTGCTGGCCGGCATCGGCTTCACCGGCGCGCCGATCCTGTTCACCTGGCCCTCGCGCGGGGCGCTGCTCGACTACGGCGCGGATCGCGAGAGCGCCATGTGGTCGCGCGACGCGCTGGAGGACACGCTCACCGCGCTTGCGGTCAATCCCAAGGTCGGGCGCATCCATATCCTGGCCCATTCCATGGGCGGCCTCCTGACGCTGGAGGCGCTGCGCTCGGTCAACGATCGCACCGGCGGGGCGATGTCGAGCCGCTTCGGCGCCATCGTGCTCGCCAATCCGGACGTGGACCTCGACCTGTTCCGGCGGCAGATGAAGCGCCTCGCCGACCTCGCGCCCCGCACCACGGTGATCGTCTCGGGCAAGGACCGGGCGCTGGAGCTCTCCTCCACCCTGGCCGGCGGGCTGCCGCGCGTTGGTGCCTCCGACCGCAGCGCGCTGGAGCAGACCGGGGTCAAGACGGTCGATGCCACCGATTTCGGTTCCGGCTGGATCAACCATGACATCTTCATGAGCCGCACCGAGCTGCACGGCGTGCTCAGCCGGGCCATCGAGAACGCCAACGACGGCTCCTGA
- a CDS encoding SGNH/GDSL hydrolase family protein encodes MWFPSCPAVRGAIAGAFALVPRRRRLLPTLAFAGLAAGSLLTVSPSSAADGGGWITTWAATPAPRWSDSLPAPFGVPEVLENQTVRQVARISVGGAKVRIVLSNAFGVKPLTIGAGSVAIAGEGGAVDAASLKPLTWGGKTSVVVPPGAPILSDPVDLAVKPLSSVSVSLYLPKKTALSSVHWDGAQTAYISAAGNVAGDATFKADSTLKSRLFLSGIMVDAPADARAIVFFGDSITDGACSTADADNRWPDHVAERLQAAGHAGVAVVNEAFSGNRVLTDGMGINALARLDSDVLSHPRLSTVVLMMGINDIGWPGERAITPDDKEPTAEDIITGYRQIIDRVHDHGARILAATLTPFAETFKGLPTDGYYTPEKEKIRLAVNQWIRSGGGFDGVIDFEKVMEDPARPGYIRADYDCGDHLHPNDAGYKAMAEAVDLDLLLGAAK; translated from the coding sequence ATGTGGTTCCCGTCTTGCCCCGCGGTCCGCGGGGCGATTGCGGGCGCGTTCGCCCTCGTTCCGCGCCGTCGCCGTCTGCTCCCGACTCTCGCCTTCGCCGGCCTCGCCGCCGGCTCCCTGCTCACCGTGTCCCCGTCGAGCGCCGCCGACGGGGGCGGCTGGATCACCACCTGGGCGGCGACGCCGGCGCCCCGCTGGTCCGACAGCCTGCCCGCGCCTTTCGGCGTGCCGGAGGTGCTGGAGAACCAGACGGTGCGGCAGGTCGCCCGCATCAGCGTCGGCGGAGCCAAGGTCCGCATCGTCCTGTCGAACGCCTTCGGCGTGAAGCCCCTGACCATCGGCGCCGGCAGCGTCGCCATCGCCGGCGAGGGCGGCGCGGTCGATGCAGCGAGCCTGAAGCCGCTCACCTGGGGCGGGAAGACCTCGGTGGTCGTTCCGCCCGGCGCGCCGATCCTGAGCGATCCCGTCGACCTCGCGGTCAAGCCGCTCTCCAGCGTCTCGGTCAGCCTCTATCTGCCGAAGAAGACGGCCTTGTCCTCGGTGCATTGGGACGGGGCGCAGACGGCCTATATCTCGGCCGCCGGCAATGTCGCCGGTGACGCGACGTTCAAGGCGGACAGCACGCTGAAGTCGCGCCTGTTCCTGTCGGGCATCATGGTCGACGCGCCGGCCGACGCCAGGGCGATCGTGTTCTTCGGCGATTCCATCACCGACGGCGCCTGCTCCACGGCCGACGCCGACAATCGCTGGCCCGACCACGTCGCCGAGCGGCTGCAGGCCGCCGGGCACGCCGGTGTCGCCGTGGTCAACGAGGCCTTCTCCGGCAACCGCGTGCTGACCGACGGCATGGGCATCAACGCGCTCGCCCGCCTCGACAGCGACGTGCTGAGTCATCCGCGCCTGTCGACCGTGGTGCTGATGATGGGCATCAACGACATCGGCTGGCCCGGCGAGCGGGCGATCACGCCGGACGACAAGGAGCCGACGGCCGAAGACATCATCACCGGCTACCGGCAGATCATCGACCGCGTCCACGACCATGGCGCGCGCATCCTCGCAGCGACGCTCACCCCCTTCGCCGAGACCTTCAAGGGCCTGCCGACCGACGGCTACTACACGCCGGAGAAGGAGAAGATCCGCCTGGCGGTCAACCAGTGGATCCGCAGCGGCGGCGGCTTCGACGGGGTGATCGACTTCGAGAAGGTGATGGAGGACCCGGCCAGGCCCGGCTACATCCGTGCCGACTATGATTGCGGCGACCACCTGCATCCCAACGACGCGGGATACAAGGCCATGGCCGAGGCCGTGGATCTCGACCTGCTGCTCGGCGCAGCGAAATAA
- a CDS encoding helicase HerA-like domain-containing protein — translation MDEPGRIFVAKSDTPHYLTLALGNRHGLVTGATGTGKTVTLQVLAEGFSARGVPVFAADIKGDLSGVSQPGYGQDFVVKRAEEVGLEYDPDQFPVQFWDIFGEQGTPVRATISEMGPLLLGRLLGLNDIQGGVLNIAFKLADDEKLLLLDMKDLRALLADMADHADELIKTYGNVSKATIGAIQRQLLVLEQQGGDKFFGEPALDIADLMLIDKRGRGTINILAADKLMAAPQLYATFLLWLMSELFERLPEVGDPDKPKLVFFFDEAHLLFNDAPAALLRQIEQVVRLIRSKGVGVYFVTQNPLDVPDTVLGQLGNRVQHALRAYTPRDQKAVKAAAETFRPNPDLDTAQVIMQLGKGEALVSFLEGNGVPAMVQRALVVPPAARVGPVTPEERRQTLAASPLRGKYDEAVDRESAFEILTRKNAGATEADAGGGGFLGGVLGSVFGGGAKSGSRPSTRMSTTEVVVRSAARSMASTAGRQIANALLRGLLGGLTRR, via the coding sequence ATGGACGAACCGGGCAGGATTTTCGTCGCCAAGAGCGACACGCCGCACTATCTCACGCTGGCGCTCGGCAATCGCCACGGCCTCGTCACCGGCGCCACCGGCACCGGCAAGACGGTCACGCTCCAGGTGCTGGCCGAAGGCTTCTCGGCGCGCGGCGTGCCGGTGTTCGCGGCCGACATCAAGGGCGATCTCTCCGGCGTGTCGCAGCCCGGCTACGGCCAGGACTTCGTGGTCAAGCGGGCCGAGGAGGTCGGGCTCGAATACGACCCCGACCAGTTCCCGGTGCAGTTCTGGGATATTTTCGGCGAGCAGGGCACGCCGGTGCGCGCCACCATCTCGGAGATGGGGCCGCTGCTGCTCGGCCGCCTTCTCGGCCTGAACGATATCCAGGGGGGCGTGCTCAACATCGCCTTCAAGCTGGCCGACGACGAGAAGCTGCTGCTGCTCGACATGAAGGACCTCAGGGCGTTGCTGGCCGACATGGCCGACCATGCCGACGAGCTGATCAAGACCTATGGCAACGTCTCCAAGGCGACGATCGGCGCGATCCAGCGCCAGCTCCTGGTCCTGGAGCAGCAGGGCGGCGACAAGTTCTTCGGCGAGCCGGCGCTCGACATCGCCGACCTCATGCTGATCGACAAGCGCGGCCGCGGCACCATCAACATTCTCGCGGCCGACAAGCTGATGGCGGCGCCGCAGCTCTATGCCACCTTCCTGCTCTGGCTGATGTCGGAACTGTTCGAGCGGCTGCCGGAAGTGGGCGATCCCGACAAGCCCAAGCTGGTCTTCTTCTTCGACGAAGCCCATCTCCTGTTCAACGATGCGCCCGCGGCCCTGCTGCGCCAGATCGAGCAGGTGGTGCGGCTGATTCGCTCCAAGGGCGTCGGCGTCTATTTCGTGACGCAGAACCCGCTCGACGTGCCCGACACGGTGCTGGGTCAGCTCGGCAACCGCGTGCAGCATGCCCTGCGCGCCTATACCCCGCGCGACCAGAAGGCGGTGAAGGCGGCGGCCGAGACCTTCCGCCCCAATCCGGACCTCGACACCGCGCAGGTGATCATGCAGCTCGGCAAGGGCGAGGCGCTGGTTTCCTTCCTGGAAGGCAACGGCGTGCCGGCCATGGTGCAGCGGGCGCTGGTGGTGCCGCCGGCGGCACGGGTCGGCCCGGTGACGCCGGAGGAGCGCCGGCAGACCCTCGCCGCCTCGCCGCTGCGCGGCAAGTATGACGAGGCCGTCGACCGGGAGTCGGCCTTCGAGATCCTGACCAGGAAGAACGCCGGCGCGACGGAGGCGGATGCCGGGGGCGGCGGCTTCCTCGGCGGGGTGCTCGGCAGCGTGTTCGGCGGCGGCGCCAAGTCCGGCAGCCGGCCCTCCACCCGCATGAGCACCACCGAGGTCGTGGTGCGCTCGGCGGCGCGGTCCATGGCCTCGACCGCCGGGCGTCAGATCGCCAATGCCCTGTTGCGCGGCCTGCTCGGCGGGCTGACGCGTCGCTGA
- the scpA gene encoding methylmalonyl-CoA mutase: MTRIPDFSTTAFETSDAPAPPPGADPWLTPEGIPVKPLYTEADLAGLAELDTYPGLPPFVRGPYPTMYVTQPWTVRQYAGFSTAEESNAFYRRNLAGGQKGLSVAFDLATHRGYDSDHPRVAGDVGMAGVAIDSILDMRTLFSGIPLGEMSVSMTMNGAVLPILALYIVAAEEQGVAPDRLSGTIQNDILKEFMVRNTYIYPPAPSMRIISDIFAYTSREMPKFNSISISGYHMQEAGATQDLELAYTLADGLDYVRAGLKAGLAIDAFAPRLSFFFAIGMNVFMEVAKLRAARLLWTRLMRQFQPKSAKSLALRTHCQTSGWSLTAQDVANNVARTMVEAMAATLGGTQSLHTNALDEALALPTDASARIARNTQLVLQLESGLTRTIDPWGGSFYLESLTAGLAAKAWGHIEEIEALGGMARAIEAGLPKLRIEEAAARTQARIDAGKQVLIGVNAYRPDGEPPLDILRVDNSAVRAAQIEKLQRLKAERDPQAVAAALEALKRGAEGDGNLLALSVEAARARASVGEISLALEQVFGRHRAEIRSISGVYKREAGVDGEAVTRVQALAERFEEEEGRRPRILVAKMGQDGHDRGQKVIASAFADLGFDVDIGPLFATPEEVARQAVENDVHIVGVSSLAAGHLTLVPALKAALASEGRDDILIVVGGVVPEQDFEALRQAGAAAIFPPGTPVAEAAAGLVELLAQRLRHPEP; the protein is encoded by the coding sequence GTGACGCGCATTCCTGATTTCAGCACGACCGCTTTCGAGACGAGCGACGCCCCCGCGCCGCCGCCCGGCGCAGACCCCTGGCTCACCCCCGAGGGCATCCCGGTCAAGCCGCTCTACACCGAGGCGGACCTCGCCGGGCTCGCCGAGCTCGACACCTATCCCGGTCTGCCGCCATTCGTCCGCGGCCCCTACCCCACGATGTACGTCACCCAGCCCTGGACCGTCCGGCAATATGCCGGCTTCTCCACGGCGGAGGAGTCGAACGCGTTCTACCGGCGCAACCTCGCCGGCGGCCAGAAGGGCCTCTCGGTCGCCTTCGACCTCGCCACGCATCGCGGCTATGATTCGGACCATCCGCGCGTCGCCGGCGATGTCGGCATGGCCGGTGTCGCCATCGATTCCATCCTCGACATGCGCACCCTGTTCTCGGGCATCCCGCTTGGCGAGATGAGCGTGTCGATGACCATGAACGGCGCGGTCCTGCCGATCCTGGCGCTCTACATCGTCGCGGCGGAGGAGCAGGGCGTCGCGCCGGACAGGCTCAGCGGCACCATCCAGAACGACATCCTCAAGGAGTTCATGGTCCGCAACACCTATATCTATCCGCCGGCGCCCTCGATGCGGATCATCTCCGACATCTTCGCCTATACCTCGCGGGAGATGCCGAAGTTCAACTCGATCTCGATCTCCGGCTACCACATGCAGGAGGCCGGGGCGACGCAGGACCTGGAGCTGGCCTACACGCTGGCCGACGGGCTCGACTATGTCCGCGCCGGCCTGAAGGCGGGCCTTGCCATCGACGCCTTCGCCCCGCGGCTCAGCTTCTTCTTCGCCATCGGCATGAATGTCTTCATGGAGGTGGCGAAGCTGCGGGCGGCGCGGCTGCTCTGGACGCGGCTGATGCGCCAGTTCCAGCCGAAATCGGCCAAATCGCTGGCCCTGCGCACCCATTGCCAGACCTCCGGCTGGTCGCTGACGGCGCAGGACGTCGCCAACAACGTCGCCCGCACCATGGTCGAGGCGATGGCGGCGACGCTGGGCGGCACCCAGTCGCTGCACACCAACGCCCTCGACGAGGCGCTGGCGCTGCCCACCGACGCCTCGGCCCGGATCGCCCGCAACACCCAGCTCGTGCTGCAGCTCGAAAGCGGCCTCACCCGGACCATCGATCCCTGGGGCGGCTCCTTCTACCTCGAAAGCCTCACCGCCGGGCTCGCGGCCAAGGCCTGGGGCCATATCGAGGAGATCGAGGCGCTGGGCGGCATGGCACGGGCGATCGAGGCCGGCCTGCCCAAGCTGCGGATCGAGGAGGCCGCGGCCAGGACGCAGGCCCGCATCGATGCGGGCAAGCAGGTCCTGATCGGCGTCAATGCCTACCGGCCCGACGGCGAGCCGCCGCTCGACATCCTCCGGGTCGACAATTCGGCGGTGCGCGCCGCCCAGATCGAGAAGCTGCAGCGCCTCAAGGCCGAGCGCGATCCGCAAGCCGTCGCGGCGGCGCTGGAGGCGCTGAAGCGGGGCGCGGAGGGCGATGGCAACCTCCTGGCCCTGTCGGTCGAGGCGGCGCGGGCCAGGGCGAGCGTCGGCGAGATCTCGCTGGCGCTGGAGCAGGTGTTCGGCCGGCACCGGGCCGAGATCAGGAGCATTTCCGGCGTCTACAAGCGGGAGGCGGGCGTGGACGGCGAAGCGGTGACGCGGGTTCAGGCACTGGCCGAGCGCTTCGAGGAGGAGGAGGGCCGCCGGCCGCGCATCCTGGTCGCCAAGATGGGCCAGGACGGCCATGACCGCGGCCAGAAGGTGATCGCCTCGGCCTTCGCGGATCTCGGCTTCGACGTCGATATCGGACCCCTGTTCGCCACCCCCGAGGAGGTTGCGCGGCAGGCGGTGGAGAACGACGTCCATATCGTCGGCGTGTCGTCGCTCGCGGCCGGGCACCTGACCCTGGTGCCGGCGCTGAAGGCGGCCCTGGCCTCTGAGGGGCGCGACGACATTCTGATCGTCGTCGGCGGCGTCGTGCCCGAGCAGGATTTCGAGGCGCTGCGCCAGGCCGGCGCGGCGGCGATCTTCCCGCCGGGCACGCCGGTGGCCGAAGCCGCGGCCGGGCTGGTCGAGTTGCTGGCGCAGCGGCTCAGGCACCCCGAGCCCTGA